The DNA segment GCCAAAGCCGCAGCTAAGAGAAATTTACATACGAGAATTCATAACATAAAATTCTTTTTTCATCAGCGCTAGAGATGGTACACTCGCATAAGAATCACCAAACTTCTTGATATGAAAGGCCTCAAGGATGTCGCTCTGGCCTAGAATGTAAACTTCACTAAACGTGACGTGCAGTCAAGGCCACAACTATATAGAGCAAGCTTCATCATTTCAACTTTTTGCATACATTTAGCGAAAGTGTGAAGGTTTCTAGACGTTATGTATGAACACACCAGCGGAACTTGTTTGTGTGCATGTCGGGTACCTCCTAATTTACTATAGGTGAGGTGCGAGAGGAGTTTGATCATTAACAAATGCTTTGTATTTAAATGGCTGCGACTATAGATACTGTGGTACATCAGCTACATTAAAAGGCAAGACGACCATTTTCTCCAGCATCAGTATTGCTCACTAGCTTAGTACTTTTACAATCTGTCACTTCTCCTATCATTAACACATGTGCTGCCAGGCATAACTTGTTCCACAAATTAAAGGAATCTTGTAAACCGCTTCTGTGGTGCATTACATGTGCTGGCTGTCATGTTTGGTGGCGCACAGTTTCTTTTTTACTCAGTGCATATTTCATGAGGCACGATGGCTTTGctgtacttaaaaaaaaaatcatttatgcCTTGATGTTTGGTAAATTTTTTATGCTGTGCATCATGTTGTGAAAATAAGTAATGACTGACTTTAATGTACCTTTTTTTGGTCacatctttccttttttctattttGGCACTGCCGTTCTTACTTTTCAAGACGGATTCTGCTGTTTTGTCATTCCTGATGGAAAGTCCGAGCTGAACAGGCATTCCGCCTTGGTTGTAATGCTACCTTTCACTGTAGCAGATGTACCACCATATTTTGGCAAGGTTTCCATTCTAGGCCACCAGAAAACACATAAGGCACGCAAAATCCTTCAGACCTTCCTGATAAGGAAGCACAAAATGTGAGTGCACCATCTATAACAAAGACATTGATGTTGTGAATTTTCATAGATAAATTTCTGTTTGCCCATGTATGGCTGTGTTACTAATTCGCAGCCAGTCTTCAATACAGACTTTAGTTGTTAGTGAAGCCACTGTCCTGCCCTCTATCTTCTGCACCGTatctttttttctggttttcacCCTCCTGAACATCCTACACCAACTGACCCACCATCAGCCTTTCCAGCTTGAGTTACAGATATGTGTATATTTTTGTTTTGGTTGCATGCCTAAAACGTGCTGCTGCCAAACTACCTCTACTGTCACAAACATGACGTTTATCCTAAGCTACAGTCTGTATACACACAATAGCTCTTGTTTGTTTTGTAGATTATAGACGACAATATGGACATATTCCATCCTCTCAATTAATTGAATTcaacttttcttctctcttctgttTTGTCCTTTTTTTACCCTCTCCTCATGTGGGGCAGCCTGTTGGGCATTTCCTGGTGAACCTTTATGCCTTTCCTTGCATCTGTCTCTCTGTTTTCAAGAATAAGTGAAGTTTCGATCCTGGCCATTAGATTTATCACCCTGTCAGTATTCTCAAGGAGGTTGCCCTTCCTGAATATATGTGCACTGTAATCATTAACACATGCATGCACGCCATCCCAAATGAAGGTGAACGCACTGATGCATGATCtgctgtttcattttattttgaccTTCAGGGCCTTCTCACCTGAAAAGGAACTTTCTCACTAGTGGCAACTGTATGCTTGCCATACATGTGTGCATAGACATGCACGCATATATACATGCATGTATATGACTGCATGTAGTGTATTAATGTGTTCATGTATGTCAAACACATGTGCTTTTCAGTGCTTCAAGATGCACAAAAATTATCTGAAGGCTCACTACAAGATATAACACTATTGGGAATGGGATGTTGGTGGTGCGTGTCTTGGCCTTGCATTCATATATTGTTTCACACTTATGTAATATTATGGAGCTGCTGGTTACAAGTTGGGGCAAGCATGCCCCAAACTTTAACCCTGCTGCACACAGTACATAACAAAAACTGTCCACAACCTAGTGGTTCATTACAATATTCTTATCAGCCAGGTAATGAGCATAGGGATATACTATGCTAAAAGTGATGACTATGCGATTAACCTCCAAGAAGTTTTGTTATGCTTCTACAATAGTTCATTATAATAGTTGAAAGGATTAATGCTCCACTGTACCTCAGGTTTCTCTTTCCTTTCTGGAAATGGCCCGGGAGGAGATTCTGGCAGCTGGCTCACATCTGCATGCATAGCCTGTTCACTGTGTGCCGATGTACAGGCTACTGTGACCTCTTCATTGCCTCCTGGCATCATTGGAAGAAAGAATTCTATGTTTGGGCAACGGTCACCCAGTGCCAGGTAGCCGAGCCGTCGGCGGTCTTCGGGCGTCAGCTCCGGGCTGTTCGGAAAACAGCCACCAAAAGCCTTCTGGACAGCAGCCTGATGCTTGCAAAAAGCACCTTGGCTGCCTCTCCAGCAGCTGCAGAAGCCAATGTCCGCATCCACTTCATAAGAGCTGGTGCCAGATGAGCTTGGCACACTATACAAAGCGCCATCCACCTGTACAATGGACTTGGCGAAATCATTGGGCAGCTTCTGCAGCAGGTGCTGGAATGCAACACGGTGGGAGGAGTCACGGTTATGCGCATGCCTCAGCAACCGTGCCTCAAAATATTTTTCCCAAGTTGTGATCGTAAACTCTACCAGGGCTACTGCATTGTAAGCCTTGGTGCGGCACAAAACGATGTCCTTCAGGATTCGTATGGATGCCTCTGAATAATTATTCATGTTATGGCCTCTGGTGACTGTGCCTGCACGGTAGAGGAGCACCCACTCTTGCTGGTGTTGAAGGAAGGTTTCCACTCTCTTTATGAAGGCTTCGTGTTTGTGGCAGTGAAGCTCGTCCTTAGCTGTCTGGAGCTCTTCCATTGTTTTTGCATACAGAATCtgaaaccagaacaaaaaaagCATATCATCTACGCATACAGTGGTGTTTTGTATTACTAGCTGCGTACCATTATTTCTGTACCATACATAACACGTGAACTCATTTTTGAACTGAATGTCTTTATATCACAAAAGGATTGGACCTATATCTTGCGCAAGTACAAGCTGTTTCTGCATTCCTCATCATCCTTCCTCGATCAGTTAACTTTGCTTAGTTTTTCTCACCAGGGATCCTCTGTCACATGAGCAATCTAAATGCGCAAGGAGTCAATGACCATAAAATTTTTCAAGGGCCATACATGTGTGTTGCTGTCGCAGATATGAATTTGTTAATAAGAAAGCATGAAATCTGTTGGCTGGCAAAAGATATATCTAACTAGGTAAGTTACATTCGGGATGAACACTCGGCCTGAAGCAGCAGATTAGGAAAACATTTGTTATTGTTGTAAATGCAGTTTTTAATTCACACATGTTCAGAAAATAAAGCACTGCACACTTTGCAAGTAGGCACAATCCAAAGACAGAGATGGGAGGTAACACTGTGCATTTCGTTTCAGCTagaagcatttattttttttccagtggTACTTTCACAAACAAATTGTTATCTGTTCTCTTCTCTTTGTGTTGTAGCACCAGTAGGGCATTGCCAGTTCTTGGTTGTCATGAAGTATGCAGTTATGCTTAAATGGGCAAAATCGGCAAACTACAGAGACGTGGCATACAAAAAAGATGGTATTGCTTTGCTTACTTCTGGAAATCTGCGGAGCTGTTATTTTGATGATCGAATAAAAAGTAATTTCTGAAGGAGTTAGTTAAGTCAACAGTTAATAAAATAATGAacagaaaattttcatttttcttgtttcaatCCTGTGTATTTTTTCCAATGTATGCTGACCATGTGGTTGTTCTCATGGCTTCTTGACATTATCTATTTGCATTTTCAAACCTCTGTTAAGTTAATCCCCATAGAGTTGAATGGCGAGTGAAAAAACTAAAGTTTGGCACCAGCGGATTTCCATTCAGTTCAGTGGCCATTGAATCAAGTGGCAATGAGAGTATAGAAGGTTGGGCGAGTTGATATATATTCATGATTCACAACAGTGCAGCAAACATGGGTGAAAGGGAGACTAGACACAACAAGTGCTTGTTATGTCCAGTCTCTCTCATCTGTGTTTGCTACATTGTTGTGAAGCATGGCAATGAGACTATGtatgtgacaggaaaagtgcatgGAATTCTTTTCCTGTCATCGTGAGTATGTTTACCTCAAGGTGTTCACTATATGTGCCAGGTTCTGCATGTTGTACTTACTTCGttaaaaatcaaaaacaaaatgaCTAGTGCCGCACAGTCATATGGCAGTGAAAGAGGCATTTATTTCTTGGAAAGTTGGCTGTAAAAATGAAACACTTGTTTTCTTCCCTCCACTTGACTGAAACTCATGCCGTCAAGACTGGAAAGAGCTCTGTGATCACTGTTTAGAAGTGGGAGGTGATGGATCCTTGCCTTGGGAATCTACGTATAAGATTAGGTCTTAATGTCATTCTAGTTTGCTTGTTAGGATGGTTGTGGTAGCGATAACTctcatttttttctgtctttgttcACTTCTAAAAGCTACATCATTAGGGGTGTGGTTAGCCTCTTTTCATTTGCAGGAATCTATCAgtgcaggccaacttcagtttacCCTTAGCGTCCTTTTAAATATTAGCTGTACATTCTTATTTCTGAGTAATGCAATGTTTCAGCCAAAATGGGCATGGCGAAGTGTTTTATGTGCAGagtgtctctcttttcttttgtatTGTATGGCCTAGGCAGGTAGTCAAATGACAGTGTCTGCATCACCTTCTGAAAAGCTCTCATCAAGTGGCGTCGCTCTTCCTTGGCTGCCTGGTTCTTTGTGGAGGTCAGCCAACGCCACTCGGCCTGTAGAACATGAAAGTGGCACAGCAGCTGTCGTGCGCTGGGCCATGTTTCATGTAGGGCATCTTTTTCGGGTCTTGAATTGTCAGTCAGAAACACAGCTGGAGCCTGTAAGGTGAAAAGGAACCCATCACAAGCATAAACCAACAGGCTGACGCACTCGTATACACCTCGGCAAGATTGTATTTTAACATTCTACCCATCTGCCAACTCTATGCCCTGTTTTTTCTTGAATATTCTGCAAACACTGTGGCAagaggattaaaaaaaatttatgctTACTTCTGGCACATACTAGAGCCTGTGGGTGGCAGGTTTCTAAATGCAGAGGCACTTACAGCCCATGTTTAAAATGTTGTAGTGGGACATGTACTTACTGTGTGGACATTAACACCAATGCTGACCAGCACTTCGGCATGTATAAAAAAGCAGTCAATGCTGTTGTATATGATTACTGATTAGCCCATGTTTTGTGAGGGTTTTCCAAATCACACTTTCTGTTCCGAACATGACCTTATCAAAATAACCACTTTTTGAGTTCGATCAGGTCATATAGCCAGGAATAAATAGCCACTCCAAAGGGTTTTCATTTTCTAACCTATC comes from the Amblyomma americanum isolate KBUSLIRL-KWMA chromosome 1, ASM5285725v1, whole genome shotgun sequence genome and includes:
- the LOC144111295 gene encoding uncharacterized protein LOC144111295, with product MRAFQKILYAKTMEELQTAKDELHCHKHEAFIKRVETFLQHQQEWVLLYRAGTVTRGHNMNNYSEASIRILKDIVLCRTKAYNAVALVEFTITTWEKYFEARLLRHAHNRDSSHRVAFQHLLQKLPNDFAKSIVQVDGALYSVPSSSGTSSYEVDADIGFCSCWRGSQGAFCKHQAAVQKAFGGCFPNSPELTPEDRRRLGYLALGDRCPNIEFFLPMMPGGNEEVTVACTSAHSEQAMHADVSQLPESPPGPFPERKEKPEDMEEKYCALEKELRRVHKLAEDSAVYPKLLDAVTAQLKNVTTSSGAHALLLKLKASSAADRRRGQIIRVQQQAWQGAGLAYQGARNVFLLGGHSQQDKQEKSNVATNWAVAFRKMYRGQKVTRPAFIGKDEQDAAAQEYNHCYCILVASL